From Pseudomonadota bacterium, a single genomic window includes:
- a CDS encoding PAS domain-containing sensor histidine kinase, whose amino-acid sequence MTGTRGNTYIPISTPRVAETALKRHLAGRWVAVVLGVLACFSVIATYMAIRGMDPFGPDSIWVSRLLVTDLALLLILVIFIGWRVARVWTARLRGSAGSRLHVRLATLFGFISIVPALLVAGASVLFFKFGVETWFSSEVRTALNQSVAVAEAYMAEHKNNLRADVLAVAKSLNLETNALQGNPKLLNYALNIQSNLRGLTEAIVFISSTGEVLARAGLTYVLEFEGIPPEKFNLARKGEVAILTSKNDDRVRALVRLDNYIDHYLYVGRFVEPKVLAQTKRTQLSVERFENLELKRENIEISFALLFIGLALILLLAASWFGLIVATQFSGPISALIDATERVRSGDLAVRVPEEAETKELGLLSRAFNRMTGELGRSRGELVEANQQLDERRRFTETVLSGVSAGVIGLDEEGRINLPNRSASTLTGQNLEQRLGELLGAVVPEMGNMLDEVKNSSTGRFIERQIRITREREPCTLIVRIGTEHVDGQVRGFVVTFDDISQLMSAQRKAAWADVARRIAHEIRNPLTPIQLSAERLKRKYMNEISSDRETFETCTDTIIRHVEDIGRMVDEFSSFARMPLPVMRCENLSELVRQAEFLQRSAHRELSFRTELPDQPLYFRCDGRQISQALTNLLLNAAEAIEACPNLGAKKGEIHLRLSHSDHFVKIEVEDNGKGLPNKQRDRLTEPYFTTRSKGTGLGLAIVRKIMEDHKGSLQLRDGKMGGACVTLCMSGPRIEKTDDETTLGGSSEAPQPTMEQVSE is encoded by the coding sequence ATGACTGGGACAAGAGGCAACACTTACATTCCGATCAGTACCCCTAGGGTCGCAGAAACGGCACTCAAAAGGCACTTGGCTGGGCGCTGGGTTGCTGTGGTGCTAGGTGTTTTGGCATGTTTTTCCGTAATCGCGACGTATATGGCCATTCGAGGGATGGATCCTTTCGGGCCCGATTCAATATGGGTGTCGCGGCTTTTAGTTACAGACCTCGCCCTATTACTGATACTTGTTATTTTTATTGGTTGGCGAGTTGCTCGTGTTTGGACAGCCCGGTTACGAGGCTCAGCCGGATCAAGACTACATGTGCGCCTTGCAACTCTTTTTGGCTTCATCTCTATTGTTCCAGCTCTTTTGGTTGCGGGTGCGTCCGTGCTTTTCTTCAAATTTGGCGTGGAAACCTGGTTTTCGAGTGAAGTTCGAACAGCACTGAACCAATCCGTCGCCGTTGCTGAAGCTTACATGGCAGAACACAAAAATAATTTGCGCGCAGATGTGCTTGCTGTGGCAAAGTCGCTTAACCTTGAAACGAATGCTTTGCAGGGAAATCCTAAACTTCTGAATTATGCGCTGAATATTCAATCTAATCTACGCGGCTTGACTGAGGCGATTGTCTTCATCTCAAGCACGGGAGAAGTTTTAGCCAGAGCAGGACTTACCTACGTTTTGGAGTTTGAGGGAATACCACCTGAAAAATTTAATTTGGCGCGTAAAGGTGAAGTGGCAATATTAACAAGTAAAAACGATGACAGGGTAAGGGCACTAGTGCGCTTGGACAATTACATTGACCATTATCTCTACGTCGGCCGGTTTGTTGAACCGAAGGTTTTAGCGCAGACAAAGCGCACACAACTTTCAGTTGAACGGTTTGAAAATTTAGAACTCAAACGGGAGAATATAGAAATCTCGTTCGCATTATTGTTTATTGGTCTGGCACTTATTCTCTTATTGGCGGCGTCTTGGTTCGGGCTTATTGTTGCCACCCAATTCTCTGGTCCAATAAGTGCTTTGATTGACGCAACTGAAAGGGTGCGCTCAGGGGATCTCGCCGTACGAGTGCCCGAGGAGGCTGAGACAAAGGAACTTGGTCTTTTGAGCCGGGCTTTTAACCGAATGACTGGTGAACTTGGAAGAAGCCGTGGAGAATTAGTTGAAGCTAATCAGCAATTGGATGAAAGGCGGCGGTTTACTGAAACAGTTCTTTCTGGTGTATCTGCCGGAGTTATTGGATTGGATGAAGAGGGGCGAATAAACCTTCCTAATAGATCAGCGTCAACTTTGACAGGGCAAAATTTAGAACAAAGGCTCGGCGAGCTTTTGGGTGCGGTAGTTCCCGAAATGGGAAACATGCTTGACGAGGTGAAAAATTCATCAACTGGCCGGTTTATCGAACGTCAAATCCGAATCACACGAGAACGTGAACCCTGTACTTTAATCGTTCGTATTGGGACGGAGCACGTTGATGGGCAGGTTCGTGGCTTCGTGGTTACATTCGACGATATTTCGCAGTTAATGTCGGCTCAACGAAAAGCTGCCTGGGCAGATGTAGCTAGACGAATTGCCCATGAAATTAGGAATCCGCTCACTCCAATACAGTTGTCGGCTGAACGCTTAAAGCGCAAATATATGAATGAAATAAGCTCAGACCGTGAAACGTTTGAAACCTGCACCGACACAATTATCCGTCACGTTGAGGATATTGGCCGCATGGTCGATGAATTTTCGAGCTTTGCCAGAATGCCATTACCGGTAATGCGTTGTGAAAACTTATCTGAACTTGTTCGCCAGGCGGAATTTTTGCAAAGAAGTGCGCATCGCGAGCTCAGTTTTAGAACCGAATTACCGGACCAGCCTCTTTATTTTCGTTGCGATGGTCGGCAGATAAGTCAAGCGCTGACAAACCTCCTTTTAAATGCGGCGGAGGCTATTGAGGCCTGCCCCAATTTAGGGGCAAAAAAGGGGGAGATACATTTACGGTTAAGTCATTCTGATCATTTTGTTAAAATTGAGGTAGAAGATAACGGAAAAGGTTTGCCCAATAAACAACGTGATCGTTTGACGGAGCCATATTTCACAACTCGCTCAAAGGGGACTGGATTAGGGCTGGCGATAGTTCGAAAGATTATGGAAGATCACAAAGGTAGTTTGCAATTACGCGACGGGAAAATGGGTGGCGCTTGCGTCACTTTGTGTATGAGTGGTCCAAGAATTGAAAAAACCGATGATGAAACGACGCTGGGAGGTTCGTCAGAGGCTCCACAGCCAACAATGGAACAAGTTAGTGAATAG